The following are from one region of the Actinoplanes sp. L3-i22 genome:
- a CDS encoding helix-turn-helix transcriptional regulator: protein MTTSEIGSTVPRRQLGRKLKNLREDAGLTMVEAFTALEWSKPRLWRYETGQVPIHPNLVEIMCRLYGADDETIEGLKALARETKTKGWWHAYSDIPEWIGLFLGMEAAASRVRSYQAELIPGLLQSPRYAEAIVSLGPKALSPEAVGRIVESRIRRQRILTRRAPKAADQEFILNEAALVRGFSPEIISDQLQRLNSLSDLPNVSVRVIPFKAGMHLANQGPFVMMDFPRESRIRDPEPTTVYDDRPTGALYLDRPNEVKTYSVIWDFLDKKALDQSASRALISQKAEEWAR from the coding sequence GTGACGACTTCGGAGATTGGATCGACGGTTCCGCGAAGGCAACTGGGCCGGAAATTGAAGAATCTTCGTGAAGACGCTGGGTTGACCATGGTGGAGGCGTTCACCGCGCTGGAGTGGTCGAAGCCCCGGCTCTGGCGCTACGAGACTGGTCAGGTGCCTATCCACCCGAACCTCGTCGAGATCATGTGCCGGCTGTACGGCGCCGACGACGAGACCATCGAAGGCTTGAAGGCGCTGGCCCGCGAGACCAAGACCAAGGGCTGGTGGCACGCCTACTCCGACATCCCCGAGTGGATCGGGTTGTTCCTGGGCATGGAAGCTGCCGCCTCTCGGGTGCGCAGCTATCAAGCGGAACTGATTCCCGGACTGCTTCAGTCTCCGCGCTACGCGGAGGCGATTGTCAGTCTTGGCCCGAAGGCTCTCTCGCCGGAGGCCGTGGGCCGAATTGTGGAATCGAGAATCCGGCGCCAGCGGATCCTGACCCGTCGTGCCCCGAAGGCGGCCGACCAGGAGTTCATCCTGAACGAGGCGGCCCTGGTTCGCGGGTTCAGTCCGGAGATAATTTCAGACCAGCTGCAGCGGCTGAACTCGTTGTCCGATCTGCCGAACGTTTCGGTCCGGGTGATTCCGTTCAAAGCTGGAATGCACCTGGCCAATCAAGGACCTTTCGTCATGATGGACTTTCCTCGGGAGTCGCGGATACGTGATCCGGAGCCGACGACGGTCTATGACGACAGGCCTACCGGCGCGCTGTACCTTGATCGCCCGAATGAGGTGAAGACCTATTCGGTCATCTGGGATTTTCTGGATAAAAAGGCGCTCGATCAGTCGGCTTCCAGGGCTCTGATCAGCCAAAAGGCGGAGGAGTGGGCAAGGTGA
- a CDS encoding S9 family peptidase, whose translation MRRIMVSAIATSVLLLGAPVPAWADPPAPAAGAPQPGWTVGDRSLTWRSDRVIPPGDAAVEFWSGDTLLGRAKSTTDLQTFVLPEVSTGKLTDLQVRIGGKRVDATAPTSLQRRVTSPPATAPANPVDPGVSGPYATTTGEYTLPGLKLTGYPTPIEMRAVVVVPTKAPGKRPLALFLHGRHWTCYSGTELSTISLDWPCAPGAQPVASYRGYLQAQQLLASQGYVTVSISANAISAQDNDVADLGGQARSALVRTHLAHWADWAGAKRKSAPAIVRAAPPADLSKVFLMGHSRGGEGVSRAALDSLNPPPAGTDDYHGKVRWTIRGLLLIGPTAFGQNPQPNVPSATILPGCDGDVSDLQGQMYVDESRGLGAGTALHSALYVIGANHNYFNTEWTPGQSAGPAADDFFDDPENPDPLCTPGVSPQRLTPQQEQQVGATYIATAARLFVGGDDRARPLLDGTGVRAPSAGPATVLAHAIGANRSPVIVPEPALGVRGARLCEQVPADPAAACRRAGEYGTDSPHFVPFENPEPGRWAVALTGGTTARLRPANAMPVTGSRALALRLIVAPNAGATPVTVAVTDERGRRTELGTATVTGVPGTDRTTSYWGQEVRLALPRGIRAVRQVDLTTGGAGPAWLIDAWGWRAGTPAVKAAALDRVDVGDLRVPEGDSGTRTYRVPVTAYGAKAAKVRLFLNGKSWVTSVKPGHSTLTVPISVTGNDTYGGDRAYPLTAKAAGNAVVGGWIGGVHSIEDEPMPTVTITPAVATATEGAALTWQVQLSGPAADDYLYVVFTPLAPVSGPELSSTDVDPEWFSTFTGEDPLPSRPLSSTAVQLFIAFEPGVTSGEITIPTIADSLPEGAEHVHLRAQLYPPDFSRPADVGFADGTLTD comes from the coding sequence ATGCGAAGAATCATGGTCTCCGCAATCGCGACGAGCGTACTGCTGCTGGGTGCACCGGTGCCGGCCTGGGCCGATCCACCGGCCCCGGCGGCGGGCGCGCCGCAACCCGGCTGGACCGTCGGCGACCGGTCGCTGACCTGGCGCAGCGACCGGGTGATCCCGCCGGGCGACGCGGCGGTCGAGTTCTGGTCCGGCGACACCCTGCTGGGCAGGGCGAAAAGCACCACCGACCTACAGACGTTCGTCCTGCCGGAAGTTTCCACCGGCAAACTGACCGATCTGCAGGTCCGGATCGGCGGCAAGCGGGTCGACGCGACCGCGCCGACATCGCTGCAGCGCCGGGTGACGAGCCCACCGGCCACCGCGCCGGCGAACCCGGTCGACCCCGGCGTAAGCGGCCCGTATGCGACGACGACCGGCGAGTACACGCTGCCCGGCCTGAAACTGACCGGCTATCCCACCCCGATCGAGATGCGGGCCGTCGTGGTCGTCCCGACCAAGGCCCCGGGCAAACGGCCGCTCGCGCTGTTCCTGCACGGGCGGCACTGGACCTGTTACAGCGGCACCGAGCTGAGCACGATCAGCCTGGACTGGCCGTGCGCGCCCGGCGCCCAGCCGGTCGCCAGCTACCGCGGCTACCTGCAGGCGCAGCAGTTGCTCGCCTCGCAGGGCTACGTCACCGTGTCGATCTCCGCGAACGCCATCAGCGCGCAGGACAACGACGTCGCCGACCTCGGCGGGCAGGCCCGGTCCGCGCTGGTCCGCACGCATCTCGCGCACTGGGCCGACTGGGCCGGCGCCAAACGCAAGAGCGCGCCGGCGATCGTCCGGGCCGCACCGCCGGCCGACCTGTCGAAAGTTTTCTTGATGGGGCACTCGCGCGGCGGCGAGGGCGTCAGCCGGGCCGCGCTGGACAGCCTGAACCCGCCGCCGGCCGGCACCGACGACTACCACGGCAAGGTGCGCTGGACGATCCGCGGGCTGCTGCTGATCGGGCCGACCGCGTTCGGGCAGAACCCGCAGCCGAACGTGCCGTCGGCGACGATCCTGCCCGGCTGCGACGGTGACGTCTCCGACCTGCAGGGCCAGATGTACGTCGACGAGTCCCGCGGCCTCGGCGCCGGCACCGCGCTGCACAGCGCGCTGTACGTGATCGGCGCCAACCACAACTACTTCAACACCGAGTGGACGCCCGGGCAGTCGGCCGGACCGGCCGCCGACGACTTCTTCGACGACCCGGAAAACCCCGACCCCTTGTGTACGCCGGGAGTCTCACCGCAGCGGCTCACCCCGCAGCAGGAGCAGCAGGTCGGCGCGACCTACATCGCGACCGCGGCGCGGCTGTTCGTCGGCGGCGACGACCGGGCCCGGCCGCTGCTCGACGGCACCGGCGTCCGCGCGCCGTCGGCCGGACCGGCCACGGTGCTGGCGCACGCGATCGGCGCGAACCGCAGCCCGGTGATCGTTCCGGAGCCGGCGCTCGGCGTGCGCGGCGCCCGGCTGTGCGAGCAGGTGCCCGCCGACCCGGCGGCCGCCTGCCGGCGCGCCGGTGAGTACGGGACGGACTCGCCGCACTTCGTGCCGTTCGAGAATCCCGAGCCCGGGCGCTGGGCGGTCGCGCTCACCGGCGGCACGACGGCGCGGCTGCGGCCGGCCAACGCGATGCCGGTGACCGGGTCGCGGGCGCTCGCGCTGCGGCTGATCGTGGCGCCGAACGCGGGGGCCACGCCGGTCACCGTCGCGGTCACCGACGAGCGCGGCCGGCGCACCGAGCTGGGCACGGCGACGGTCACCGGGGTGCCCGGCACCGACCGGACCACGTCGTACTGGGGGCAGGAGGTCCGGCTGGCGCTGCCGCGCGGCATCCGCGCGGTGCGGCAGGTCGATCTCACCACCGGCGGTGCCGGGCCGGCCTGGCTGATCGACGCGTGGGGCTGGCGGGCCGGCACCCCGGCGGTCAAGGCCGCCGCGCTGGACCGGGTCGACGTCGGTGACCTGCGCGTCCCCGAGGGCGACTCGGGCACCCGGACCTACCGGGTGCCGGTCACGGCCTACGGTGCCAAGGCGGCGAAGGTTCGGCTGTTCCTGAACGGCAAGTCGTGGGTGACGTCGGTGAAGCCGGGTCACAGCACGCTGACCGTGCCGATCTCGGTGACCGGAAATGACACCTATGGCGGGGACCGGGCGTACCCGCTGACCGCGAAGGCGGCCGGCAACGCGGTGGTCGGCGGCTGGATCGGCGGCGTCCACTCGATCGAGGACGAGCCGATGCCGACCGTCACGATCACCCCGGCGGTGGCGACGGCGACCGAGGGGGCGGCGCTGACCTGGCAGGTTCAGCTGTCCGGGCCGGCCGCTGACGACTACCTCTACGTGGTCTTCACGCCGTTGGCGCCGGTCAGCGGGCCGGAGCTGTCGTCGACCGACGTCGATCCGGAGTGGTTCAGCACGTTCACCGGGGAGGATCCGCTGCCGTCCCGGCCACTGTCGAGCACCGCGGTGCAGCTGTTCATCGCCTTCGAGCCGGGGGTGACGTCGGGCGAGATCACCATCCCGACGATCGCCGACAGCCTGCCCGAGGGCGCCGAGCACGTGCATCTCCGGGCCCAGCTCTACCCGCCGGACTTCAGCCGCCCGGCCGACGTCGGCTTCGCCGACGGCACCCTCACCGACTGA
- a CDS encoding AlpA family transcriptional regulator, translating into MGVRSNGEPRLVGQGEIRERLGVSRQRVQQLAERDDFPEPYQVLMMGRLWRASDIECWIAAKAGQA; encoded by the coding sequence ATGGGCGTACGCAGCAATGGCGAACCGCGATTGGTCGGCCAGGGTGAGATCCGGGAACGCCTCGGGGTCTCCCGTCAGCGCGTGCAGCAGCTGGCCGAGCGGGACGACTTTCCCGAGCCTTACCAGGTCCTGATGATGGGCCGCCTCTGGCGGGCGAGCGACATCGAGTGCTGGATCGCTGCGAAGGCCGGTCAGGCGTAG
- a CDS encoding TetR/AcrR family transcriptional regulator, which produces MGQNRRTGPSKGDLREAAILEAARELFAEQPYDAVTIDDLARAAGLSRTGFYFYFRTKDAVLTALMARFWDQLGDSHVWFDSTGPSPALLREQLRASARLWREHAGILSCAPTSGELREFTAKVKARYDERAADKIRRDQDSGTATKALTAPRLAEMISAIRDARYDQLARATDDELEQAVTDLAEAIQRLVYA; this is translated from the coding sequence ATGGGTCAGAACAGGCGCACCGGGCCGTCCAAGGGCGATCTGCGGGAGGCCGCGATCCTCGAGGCGGCGCGCGAGCTGTTCGCCGAGCAGCCGTACGACGCGGTCACCATCGACGACCTGGCCCGGGCGGCCGGCCTGTCGCGGACCGGCTTCTACTTCTACTTCCGTACCAAGGACGCGGTGCTGACCGCGCTGATGGCCCGCTTCTGGGACCAGCTGGGCGACTCGCACGTCTGGTTCGACAGCACCGGCCCGTCGCCGGCGCTGCTGCGCGAGCAGTTGCGCGCGTCGGCCCGGCTCTGGCGCGAGCACGCCGGCATCCTGTCCTGCGCGCCCACCTCGGGCGAGCTGCGCGAGTTCACCGCCAAGGTGAAGGCCCGCTACGACGAACGAGCCGCCGACAAGATCCGCCGAGACCAGGACTCGGGCACGGCGACCAAGGCCCTGACCGCCCCACGCCTGGCCGAAATGATCTCCGCGATCCGGGACGCCCGCTACGACCAGCTGGCCCGCGCGACCGACGACGAGCTGGAGCAGGCGGTCACCGACCTGGCCGAAGCCATCCAGCGCCTGGTCTACGCCTGA
- a CDS encoding MFS transporter, giving the protein MTRPVRPALLLIAAAAGSFLLSMIQSVPVPVLPQIASQLGVDATTVGWVTTATLLAASACTPLLGRLGHVLGIKPVFVGTLILTLIGSVLAATVHDIGWLIAARILQGTSFGLFPLGISLLRHELPAHKLTNAMAVVASTLGVGGGVALVAAGLLTQNGADYRRVFWLCVLVSALALALSLTLPKRAGGGGRVDVLGAVVLSAGLVSLLLPISQGHTWGWSSPRVLVLFAAAIVILAGFLLLERRLAAPLVSVQLLRHRPILITNLAAMSVGFAMFALQLATSYFVQSPRAYTGFGFTATVLQTSVVFLLPGAAASIVVGPLAGRLVGRIGPRLVLALACGIAALSTASLAFLHDSKGAVIAGFVVASCAIAMAYASMPALLVAHVDPHDTGIANSVNSIMRTIGGTIGSALVITILAGQTHLVGKVALPTENAYRISYALGAIVFAVGGALVLLFIDGNRAAVAAPEKHEASDGGRAATAVPQAIDLAEAGPEPARA; this is encoded by the coding sequence GTGACTCGCCCCGTACGCCCGGCGCTGCTGCTCATCGCGGCCGCGGCCGGCAGTTTCCTGCTCTCCATGATTCAGTCCGTGCCGGTTCCGGTGCTGCCGCAGATCGCGTCGCAGCTCGGCGTCGACGCCACCACCGTCGGGTGGGTGACCACCGCGACCCTGCTCGCCGCGTCCGCCTGCACGCCCCTGCTCGGCCGGCTCGGGCACGTGCTCGGCATCAAGCCGGTCTTCGTCGGCACCCTGATCCTGACCCTGATCGGCAGCGTGCTGGCCGCGACCGTGCACGACATCGGCTGGCTGATCGCCGCCCGGATCCTGCAGGGCACCAGCTTCGGCCTGTTCCCGCTGGGCATCAGCCTGCTGCGCCACGAGCTGCCCGCGCACAAGCTCACCAACGCGATGGCGGTGGTCGCCTCCACGCTCGGGGTCGGCGGCGGTGTCGCCCTGGTCGCGGCCGGTCTGCTGACCCAGAACGGCGCCGACTACCGCCGGGTCTTCTGGCTGTGTGTGCTGGTCAGCGCGCTGGCCCTGGCCCTGTCGCTGACCCTGCCGAAGCGGGCCGGCGGCGGTGGGCGCGTCGACGTGCTCGGCGCGGTCGTGCTCTCGGCCGGGCTGGTCAGTCTGCTGCTGCCGATCTCGCAGGGGCACACCTGGGGCTGGAGCTCGCCGCGGGTGCTGGTGCTGTTCGCCGCGGCGATCGTCATCCTGGCCGGCTTCCTGCTGCTGGAGCGGCGCCTGGCCGCGCCGCTGGTCTCGGTGCAGCTGCTGCGCCACCGGCCGATTCTGATCACCAACCTGGCGGCCATGTCGGTCGGCTTCGCGATGTTCGCGCTGCAGCTGGCGACCAGCTACTTCGTGCAGAGCCCGCGGGCGTACACCGGGTTCGGCTTCACCGCCACGGTGCTGCAGACCAGCGTGGTCTTCCTGCTGCCGGGCGCCGCGGCCAGCATCGTCGTCGGCCCGCTCGCCGGTCGCCTGGTCGGGCGGATCGGCCCGCGCCTGGTGCTCGCCCTGGCCTGCGGCATCGCCGCGCTGTCCACCGCGTCGCTGGCGTTCCTGCACGACAGCAAGGGCGCGGTGATCGCCGGGTTCGTGGTGGCCAGCTGCGCGATCGCGATGGCGTACGCCTCGATGCCGGCCCTGCTGGTCGCGCACGTCGACCCGCACGACACCGGGATCGCCAACTCGGTGAACTCGATCATGCGGACCATCGGCGGGACGATCGGCAGCGCGCTGGTGATCACGATCCTGGCCGGACAGACGCACCTGGTCGGCAAGGTCGCGCTGCCGACCGAGAACGCCTACCGGATCAGCTACGCGCTGGGCGCGATCGTGTTCGCGGTCGGCGGCGCCCTGGTGCTGCTGTTCATCGACGGCAACCGCGCGGCTGTTGCGGCACCCGAGAAGCACGAGGCAAGCGACGGCGGGCGCGCGGCTACGGCCGTACCGCAAGCAATTGATCTTGCCGAAGCGGGCCCGGAGCCGGCGCGCGCCTGA
- a CDS encoding serine hydrolase has protein sequence MSSQPVLLPRSTPAAAGVSSLAIGALLDRLEGVAVELHSIMVVRRGHVVAEGWWAPYSAGRPHLLYSLTKSFTSVAVGLAIGDGLLSLDDRVVDVLPDRVPAGVTEQARRLTVHHLLSMTAGHSTDSLGEAWELEPDDLVKGFLRVPFAEVEGVWHTYDNSTTYVLARMVERVTGRDLPGLLDDRLFKPMGIDHAEWDRVASGAAFGFHGLHLTTEAVAAFGELLRCGGAWSDRQLVPREWVELATRKHVATSQVEGWTENPDALVGYGYQFWMSRHGYRGDGAFGQQCIVVPSHELVVAVTAAICPEEDMPGAVWDCLLPGIGAPAGERDDQRLAERLRGLALPVVTGSADPGRSAVARVDAGVEGSALPGGGVVVVEPSDGGWSARLGESVTIEIGHGDWRESAPLGRPVVAAGAWQGDTFVAELYVITTPHRVRLVVDAVAGTAVATWNLVPLTGPILERHLRSPLMTRPDVA, from the coding sequence ATGTCTTCGCAACCGGTGCTGCTGCCGCGCTCGACTCCGGCGGCTGCGGGTGTCTCGTCCCTGGCGATCGGGGCTCTGCTGGATCGGCTGGAGGGGGTGGCTGTTGAGCTGCACTCGATCATGGTGGTTCGGCGGGGACATGTTGTCGCCGAGGGGTGGTGGGCGCCGTATTCGGCTGGGCGGCCGCATCTGCTCTACTCGCTGACCAAGTCGTTCACCTCGGTGGCCGTGGGGCTGGCGATCGGGGACGGGCTGCTCTCGCTGGACGACCGGGTCGTCGACGTGCTGCCGGATCGGGTGCCGGCGGGTGTGACGGAGCAAGCGCGCCGGCTGACCGTGCACCATCTGCTGTCGATGACGGCCGGGCATTCCACCGACAGCCTCGGCGAGGCCTGGGAGCTGGAGCCGGACGACCTGGTCAAGGGGTTCCTGCGGGTGCCGTTCGCCGAGGTCGAGGGGGTCTGGCACACCTATGACAACTCGACGACCTATGTGCTGGCTCGGATGGTGGAGCGGGTCACCGGGCGGGATCTGCCGGGGCTGCTCGACGACCGGCTGTTCAAGCCGATGGGTATTGACCACGCCGAGTGGGATCGGGTCGCGAGCGGGGCTGCCTTCGGGTTTCACGGGCTGCATCTGACGACCGAGGCCGTCGCCGCGTTCGGGGAGTTGCTGCGGTGCGGTGGGGCGTGGAGTGACCGGCAGCTCGTGCCGCGTGAGTGGGTGGAGCTCGCGACGCGCAAGCATGTGGCGACCAGTCAGGTCGAGGGCTGGACGGAGAATCCGGACGCGCTGGTCGGGTACGGCTACCAGTTCTGGATGTCGCGGCACGGCTACCGCGGCGACGGCGCTTTCGGTCAGCAGTGCATCGTCGTGCCGTCGCACGAGCTCGTGGTCGCGGTGACCGCGGCGATCTGTCCCGAGGAGGACATGCCCGGTGCGGTGTGGGATTGCCTGCTGCCCGGCATCGGGGCGCCGGCCGGCGAGCGGGACGACCAGCGGCTTGCCGAGCGGCTGCGCGGGCTGGCGCTGCCGGTCGTGACCGGGTCGGCGGATCCGGGGCGGTCCGCGGTGGCGCGGGTCGACGCCGGGGTCGAGGGGTCGGCGCTGCCCGGCGGCGGCGTGGTCGTCGTCGAGCCGTCCGACGGTGGGTGGAGCGCCCGGCTGGGGGAGTCGGTCACGATCGAGATCGGTCACGGGGACTGGCGGGAGAGTGCGCCGCTTGGGCGTCCGGTCGTCGCGGCCGGGGCGTGGCAGGGGGACACGTTCGTCGCCGAGCTCTACGTGATCACCACGCCGCACCGGGTCCGGCTGGTGGTCGACGCGGTCGCGGGGACCGCCGTGGCGACCTGGAACCTGGTGCCGCTGACCGGCCCGATCCTCGAGCGGCACCTGCGGTCGCCGTTGATGACCCGCCCGGACGTGGCCTGA
- a CDS encoding DUF397 domain-containing protein, which produces MPELGGAIFRKSTRSNQGECVEVATNLPGVVVVRDSKDRDGGRLTIDPATWAAFIEDIKGGGFLA; this is translated from the coding sequence ATTCCTGAACTCGGCGGCGCGATCTTCCGAAAGTCGACTCGGAGCAATCAGGGCGAATGTGTCGAGGTGGCGACCAACTTGCCGGGCGTCGTGGTGGTTCGCGACTCTAAGGACCGTGACGGGGGAAGGCTGACCATTGACCCCGCGACCTGGGCCGCGTTCATCGAGGACATCAAGGGCGGCGGGTTTCTGGCCTGA